A genome region from Haloarcula ordinaria includes the following:
- a CDS encoding GNAT family N-acetyltransferase translates to MELVEATAEDLDALVERWYSLAKAMEAHDELNELVYADVDEVPHDGFRTHFDDEAVTDYLVVHEEETIGFVTLREGNHTSRKYSQYLRIVNLAVDEGYRSQGHGEEIIERVKDIARDQGCDHLKVSCEWRNEDARRFYRETGFRPKQVDFAQPLE, encoded by the coding sequence ATGGAACTCGTCGAAGCTACCGCAGAGGACCTCGATGCACTCGTCGAACGCTGGTATTCACTCGCGAAAGCGATGGAAGCGCACGACGAATTGAACGAACTCGTCTACGCAGATGTCGACGAAGTCCCCCACGATGGCTTTCGCACTCATTTCGACGACGAGGCGGTCACCGACTACCTCGTCGTCCACGAGGAGGAGACGATCGGGTTTGTCACGCTCCGAGAGGGCAACCACACATCCCGGAAGTACTCGCAGTACCTTCGCATTGTGAACCTTGCTGTCGATGAGGGCTACCGAAGTCAAGGTCACGGCGAAGAAATTATCGAACGGGTGAAAGACATCGCCCGTGACCAAGGTTGCGACCACCTCAAGGTCTCCTGTGAATGGCGAAACGAGGACGCACGCCGATTCTACCGTGAAACAGGCTTCCGACCGAAGCAAGTCGACTTCGCACAGCCACTGGAGTGA
- a CDS encoding DUF5789 family protein, whose translation MADNKSGRDKQARDADRRQRERDIDTELERGDEKQPPVDDAALVDLDAELDELQFPTTGSAIVAAIGNREVESIEGSYTLKELIPETDEETFDSSDAVRVQVQRPTVAAAMKHIVEASKTLSNTEFSWTQRKAYEMTFKELKSIDADDDDEGIQAIRDWVTEQIREKEKLPSSRAVRRQAAKFCRANGYQVRNDEWLGI comes from the coding sequence ATGGCAGACAACAAATCGGGTCGAGACAAGCAAGCACGAGACGCTGACAGACGCCAACGAGAACGTGATATCGACACAGAGCTGGAGCGCGGTGACGAAAAACAGCCACCGGTGGACGATGCAGCACTCGTCGATTTGGATGCAGAACTCGATGAGTTACAATTCCCGACGACGGGAAGTGCGATCGTCGCGGCGATCGGCAATCGCGAGGTCGAATCTATCGAGGGGAGCTACACTCTCAAGGAACTGATCCCGGAGACTGACGAGGAGACGTTCGACTCTTCGGACGCCGTCCGAGTGCAGGTACAGCGACCGACAGTTGCCGCGGCAATGAAACACATCGTGGAAGCCAGCAAGACGCTCTCGAATACGGAGTTCAGTTGGACACAGCGCAAAGCGTACGAAATGACGTTCAAGGAACTCAAATCGATCGACGCCGATGACGACGATGAAGGGATCCAAGCCATTCGCGATTGGGTCACCGAGCAAATCCGTGAGAAAGAAAAGCTCCCGTCGTCCCGAGCGGTGCGCCGACAGGCGGCGAAGTTCTGTCGGGCGAACGGATATCAAGTTCGGAACGACGAGTGGCTCGGGATATAG
- a CDS encoding IclR family transcriptional regulator, translating to MSENSAARIKSVQTALAVIETLYERDGARVDEVADAVDVSKSSAHRHLTTLERENYVVREGDEYVLSLQFLELGDYVGGRKGIFRLAEPKVREIADETGERAQFVVEEHGYVRYVHRATGDRAVKTTSGVGKRVRMHAVAAGKAILAELPEERVRNIIAERGLPAFTEHTITDEARLFEELGDIRERGVAFADEELVEGLRAVGVLIRGSDDRVLGALTVAGPTHRLKDDVWREDIPNLLLGTANELELKIEYE from the coding sequence ATGAGCGAGAACAGTGCAGCGAGGATAAAGTCGGTCCAGACCGCCCTCGCCGTTATCGAGACGCTGTACGAGCGCGATGGGGCGCGCGTCGACGAAGTCGCCGACGCCGTCGACGTCTCGAAGAGCTCCGCCCACCGCCACCTCACGACCCTCGAACGGGAGAACTACGTCGTCAGGGAGGGCGACGAGTACGTCCTCAGCCTCCAATTCCTCGAACTCGGCGACTACGTCGGGGGCCGCAAGGGGATATTTCGGCTCGCGGAACCCAAGGTCCGAGAGATCGCCGATGAGACCGGCGAACGCGCCCAGTTCGTGGTCGAGGAACACGGGTACGTCCGCTACGTCCACCGCGCCACGGGCGACCGGGCGGTCAAGACAACCTCCGGCGTCGGCAAGCGGGTGCGGATGCACGCCGTCGCCGCCGGCAAAGCCATCCTCGCCGAACTCCCCGAAGAGCGGGTCCGCAACATCATCGCCGAGCGTGGCCTGCCCGCATTCACCGAGCACACCATCACCGACGAAGCGCGACTGTTCGAGGAACTCGGCGATATCCGCGAACGCGGGGTCGCCTTCGCCGACGAGGAGTTGGTCGAGGGGCTCCGCGCCGTCGGCGTCCTCATCCGCGGGTCCGACGACCGGGTCCTAGGGGCGCTGACCGTCGCGGGCCCGACCCACCGCTTGAAAGACGACGTCTGGCGCGAGGACATCCCCAATCTCCTGCTCGGTACCGCGAACGAGCTCGAACTGAAAATTGAGTACGAGTGA
- a CDS encoding DUF6713 family protein, translating to MVRGTEILFSMAVGFLLVHELDAIRQHEWRFFFAPMSIGDESAYWVFTALHVPLFAVLLVYANSLAFQIGFDGFAIVHGMLHLAFRNHPLVEFDNWFSRFWIFGASLLGVLHLLFIL from the coding sequence ATGGTACGGGGCACAGAGATTCTATTCTCAATGGCGGTCGGGTTTCTCCTCGTACACGAACTGGATGCGATTCGCCAACACGAGTGGCGGTTCTTCTTCGCACCGATGTCAATCGGCGACGAGAGTGCGTATTGGGTGTTCACGGCACTGCACGTGCCGCTGTTCGCGGTGCTCCTGGTTTACGCGAACTCCTTAGCGTTCCAGATCGGCTTTGACGGATTTGCAATCGTCCATGGCATGTTGCATCTCGCCTTCCGGAATCACCCGCTGGTTGAGTTCGATAACTGGTTTTCACGGTTTTGGATCTTCGGCGCGTCTCTACTCGGAGTTCTACATCTACTCTTCATACTGTGA
- a CDS encoding cyclic nucleotide-binding/CBS domain-containing protein codes for MIEQFVGDVMTQSARTIPPETTARDVVKLFADHGIGSAVVVDPETGEYSGIVTETDIMQQVATGADIDSVRAGEFLSTPLVTIASTEDIHVAATLMKEHSIRRLPVTEDGELVGILTTSDLTHYLPRLRNTILRERNDLATQ; via the coding sequence ATGATTGAACAGTTCGTCGGTGATGTGATGACACAGTCAGCTCGAACGATTCCGCCAGAGACGACGGCCCGTGATGTGGTAAAACTGTTCGCGGATCACGGCATCGGATCGGCAGTCGTGGTGGACCCCGAGACGGGCGAGTATAGTGGAATCGTAACTGAAACCGATATCATGCAGCAGGTGGCAACCGGGGCTGATATCGACTCCGTACGTGCGGGTGAGTTTCTGAGTACGCCACTCGTCACGATCGCCAGCACGGAAGACATCCACGTCGCTGCCACACTGATGAAAGAGCACTCGATCCGGCGGCTCCCGGTCACCGAGGATGGTGAACTCGTCGGCATCCTCACGACATCTGATCTCACCCATTATCTGCCCCGGCTCAGGAACACAATCCTTCGTGAACGAAACGACCTAGCTACGCAGTGA
- a CDS encoding zinc-dependent alcohol dehydrogenase yields the protein MAQESQRGIPDEMEAVVLHAPGEWAVEKTETPAVDEVENVLLRMRAVAICGTDPKLMNGKYDEWPPSYPFIPGHEYAGEVVDVHDSVNRFEPGDRVFGETPSGCGYCRMCREGRYNLCDNYGDFDSGHRQIGHTMDGAYAEYVTVPEDMLHHLDDTIPWGEAALLDTNAIALQCSHRGEIDAGDTVAVIGTGTIGLCLVQHAVSMGASDVIAIGNPSKNEMAAELGATDTISYHDDDVVEQVRELTGGHGVDVTLEAVGIAQTVRQAVEMTRKGGRISVDGVPTEALNEIPVAQIALDEKEFVGNRAHANKSEPSERLVRSDQVDLTPLITHEFDLEEFDAAYHARTDPDENALRVVLYNE from the coding sequence ATGGCACAAGAGAGCCAACGAGGGATTCCGGACGAGATGGAAGCCGTCGTGCTACACGCCCCGGGCGAGTGGGCAGTAGAGAAAACCGAGACGCCAGCGGTCGACGAGGTGGAGAACGTCCTCCTCCGCATGCGCGCCGTCGCCATCTGTGGCACCGACCCGAAACTGATGAACGGCAAGTACGACGAGTGGCCGCCTTCCTATCCGTTCATCCCCGGTCACGAGTACGCCGGTGAGGTCGTCGACGTCCACGACTCCGTCAACCGGTTCGAGCCCGGTGACCGTGTCTTCGGCGAGACGCCCTCTGGCTGTGGCTACTGCCGGATGTGTCGTGAGGGCCGGTACAACCTCTGTGACAACTACGGCGACTTCGACTCCGGCCACCGCCAGATCGGTCATACGATGGACGGTGCCTACGCGGAGTACGTCACCGTCCCCGAAGACATGCTCCACCACCTCGACGACACCATCCCGTGGGGCGAGGCAGCACTGCTCGACACCAACGCGATCGCCCTGCAGTGCTCCCACCGCGGAGAGATAGACGCCGGCGACACCGTCGCCGTCATCGGGACCGGGACGATCGGTCTCTGTCTCGTCCAGCACGCCGTGTCGATGGGCGCGAGCGACGTCATCGCCATCGGGAACCCGTCGAAAAACGAGATGGCCGCCGAGCTGGGCGCCACGGACACCATCTCGTACCACGACGACGACGTGGTCGAACAGGTCCGCGAACTGACTGGCGGCCACGGCGTCGACGTCACCCTCGAGGCCGTCGGCATCGCCCAGACGGTCCGACAGGCCGTCGAGATGACGCGGAAGGGTGGCCGAATCAGCGTCGACGGCGTCCCGACGGAGGCGCTCAACGAGATCCCTGTCGCCCAGATCGCGCTGGACGAAAAGGAGTTCGTCGGCAACCGCGCCCACGCGAACAAGTCCGAGCCCAGCGAGCGCCTCGTCCGTTCGGACCAGGTCGACCTGACCCCGCTCATCACCCACGAGTTCGACCTCGAGGAGTTCGACGCCGCCTACCACGCGCGGACCGACCCCGACGAGAACGCACTGCGGGTCGTCCTGTACAACGAATGA
- a CDS encoding SDR family oxidoreductase, which produces MSPGLTRVERIERLLEEKGELYEIDAIPLGRLGEPEDIANAVLYLTSDLASYVTGVDLPVDGGAVRTSVLYRDQYLSE; this is translated from the coding sequence GTGAGCCCGGGGTTAACACGTGTCGAGCGTATCGAGCGACTCCTCGAAGAGAAGGGCGAACTGTACGAGATAGACGCCATCCCGCTCGGCCGCCTAGGGGAACCCGAGGACATCGCGAACGCCGTTCTCTACCTGACCTCGGACCTGGCCTCGTACGTCACCGGTGTGGACCTGCCCGTCGACGGCGGCGCCGTGCGGACGTCGGTGCTGTACCGGGACCAGTACCTGAGCGAGTGA
- a CDS encoding SDR family NAD(P)-dependent oxidoreductase encodes MVIDHTGETVIVTGAGRGIGREIAYHFADAGADVVAAARTESEIEETVAGIEERGSTGLAVPTDLREPAEIVALVDAATDHFGTLDVLVNNAAVHVAGDPLSRSVEDIDAMLGVNLRGVFLLSQAFANAVIDGDGSGGSIVNISSIVGHLSVPAMPVYCGTKAGVYGLTRGWPANWHITESTSTQ; translated from the coding sequence ATGGTAATCGACCACACGGGCGAGACGGTGATCGTGACTGGCGCCGGCCGCGGAATCGGGCGCGAGATAGCCTACCACTTCGCCGACGCCGGGGCGGACGTCGTCGCCGCCGCGCGGACCGAGTCGGAGATCGAGGAGACCGTCGCCGGGATCGAGGAACGCGGGTCGACAGGTCTGGCAGTCCCAACGGACCTGCGGGAGCCGGCGGAGATAGTGGCACTGGTGGACGCTGCGACCGACCACTTCGGCACACTCGACGTGCTGGTCAACAACGCCGCCGTCCACGTCGCGGGCGACCCACTCTCGCGGTCGGTCGAGGACATCGATGCCATGCTCGGCGTCAACCTGCGCGGCGTCTTTCTGCTCTCCCAGGCCTTCGCGAACGCGGTGATAGACGGCGACGGCTCCGGCGGGAGCATCGTCAACATCTCGAGCATCGTGGGCCACCTCAGCGTCCCCGCGATGCCGGTGTACTGCGGGACGAAGGCCGGCGTGTACGGACTCACCCGGGGTTGGCCGGCGAACTGGCACATCACGGAATCAACGTCAACGCAGTGA
- a CDS encoding cupin domain-containing protein — MPREFDPVSPQEPAVVDVGLDLSVEADEVDWDDAELLGLPEGLQVKIINENEAEGRTDMLVKYPEGYFEPEHTHESAHACLILEGRILVDGRELTAGDYIYGQQIPHGPWKFPDGGMNFVSFVGGSPTHQWDEA; from the coding sequence ATGCCCCGCGAATTCGACCCCGTCTCCCCGCAGGAACCCGCGGTCGTCGACGTCGGACTGGACCTCTCGGTCGAGGCCGACGAGGTCGACTGGGACGACGCCGAGCTGCTCGGTCTCCCGGAGGGGTTGCAGGTCAAGATAATCAACGAGAACGAGGCCGAGGGACGCACGGACATGCTGGTGAAGTACCCCGAAGGCTACTTCGAACCGGAGCACACCCACGAGAGCGCCCACGCCTGCCTCATTCTCGAGGGCCGGATCCTCGTCGACGGCCGGGAGTTGACTGCAGGTGACTACATCTACGGCCAGCAGATTCCCCACGGTCCCTGGAAGTTCCCCGATGGCGGGATGAACTTCGTCTCCTTCGTCGGCGGGTCGCCCACCCACCAGTGGGACGAAGCGTAA
- a CDS encoding ABC transporter ATP-binding protein, producing the protein MTDDHGGFEHVRENVDGHPMVSLLGYAKRYWPTLTLGVLAAFLTRFARLVPPIVVAAAIDRAIRGSADAGLLTDLGLLPPGEITGEAARLALLEQLVLIAVLAYLVRSVARFASRYLLQATAQKVQRDLRNDTYDHLQRLSMDFFTDHQTGGMMSILNSDINRLEQFLNTEFRQLIRVVATVGGIAIILWTYSPKLALIALAPVPIIGLASGQFLTWIEPRYKSIRETVARLNTRLENNLGGAAVIKAFDRYGFEHGRVAEQSEAYHDEKVAALRIRRGFFATLRLLTGVVFVLVLYIGGTDIITGIPGEAEALTLGGFALFFLLLRRLYSPMRRVGKSANKYQLAKSSAERVFGLLGREPTITSPDPAHVPEMVDGDVTFEDVTFSYGDREPVLHDVSLDVPAGTTIGLAGATGAGKSTLLKLIPRFHDVDEGAVRVDGTDVRQYDLQSLRDTIAIVEQNPYLFSGTVAENIAYGDRETLEAEWSGADDGSARAQVERAAEAAAADEFIAELPSGYDTQIGERGIKLSGGQRQRLAIARALLNDPEIIVFDEATSDVDTETEELIQESLERLVEERTAFIIAHRLSTIRNADEVVVMDEGRIVEQGAHEELVASGGTYANLWQGQAEAPSADD; encoded by the coding sequence GTGACAGACGACCACGGCGGGTTCGAACACGTCCGGGAGAACGTCGACGGTCACCCGATGGTGAGCTTGCTCGGCTACGCCAAACGCTACTGGCCCACCCTCACGCTCGGCGTGCTCGCGGCGTTCCTCACGCGGTTCGCCCGACTCGTCCCGCCGATCGTCGTCGCGGCCGCTATCGACCGCGCGATTCGTGGCTCGGCCGACGCGGGACTGTTGACCGACCTGGGCTTGCTCCCGCCAGGTGAGATCACCGGCGAGGCGGCCCGCCTCGCGCTGCTCGAACAGCTCGTCCTCATCGCGGTCCTCGCGTACCTGGTCCGGTCGGTCGCCCGCTTTGCCTCCCGCTATCTGCTCCAAGCGACCGCCCAGAAGGTCCAGCGTGATCTTCGGAACGACACGTACGACCACCTCCAGCGGCTCTCGATGGATTTCTTCACCGACCACCAGACCGGCGGGATGATGTCGATCCTCAACAGCGACATCAACCGCCTCGAGCAGTTCCTCAATACGGAGTTCCGACAGCTCATCCGGGTGGTCGCGACGGTCGGCGGTATCGCCATCATCCTCTGGACGTACTCGCCCAAACTGGCGCTCATCGCGCTGGCACCGGTCCCGATCATCGGGCTGGCCAGCGGACAGTTTCTCACCTGGATCGAGCCTCGATACAAGTCAATCCGCGAGACCGTCGCCCGGCTGAACACGCGACTCGAGAACAACCTCGGCGGCGCCGCGGTGATCAAGGCGTTCGACCGCTACGGCTTCGAACACGGTCGGGTCGCCGAGCAGAGTGAGGCCTACCACGACGAGAAAGTCGCGGCGCTGCGAATCCGACGCGGGTTCTTCGCCACCCTCCGGCTGCTGACTGGCGTCGTGTTCGTCCTCGTTCTCTATATCGGTGGGACCGACATCATCACCGGTATTCCCGGCGAGGCAGAGGCGCTCACCCTCGGTGGGTTCGCACTCTTCTTCCTCCTGTTGCGGCGGCTCTACTCCCCGATGCGTCGGGTCGGGAAGTCGGCGAACAAGTACCAGCTCGCGAAGTCCAGTGCCGAGCGCGTGTTCGGGCTGCTCGGCCGCGAGCCCACTATCACCAGCCCCGACCCGGCACACGTCCCCGAGATGGTCGACGGGGACGTCACCTTCGAGGACGTCACCTTCTCGTACGGGGACCGTGAGCCTGTCCTCCACGACGTTTCGCTCGACGTCCCCGCGGGGACGACCATCGGGCTTGCCGGGGCGACCGGGGCCGGCAAGTCGACGCTCCTGAAGCTCATTCCCCGGTTCCACGACGTCGACGAGGGGGCAGTCCGGGTCGACGGGACCGACGTCCGGCAGTACGACCTCCAGTCGTTACGGGATACCATCGCCATCGTCGAGCAGAATCCGTACCTGTTCTCGGGGACCGTCGCGGAGAACATCGCCTACGGCGACCGCGAGACCCTTGAGGCCGAGTGGTCGGGAGCCGACGACGGGAGCGCCCGGGCCCAGGTTGAGCGGGCGGCCGAAGCCGCCGCGGCCGACGAGTTCATCGCGGAACTCCCCAGCGGGTACGACACCCAGATAGGCGAGCGGGGCATCAAGCTCTCGGGCGGCCAGCGCCAGCGCCTCGCCATCGCCCGGGCACTGCTCAACGACCCCGAGATCATCGTCTTCGACGAGGCCACCTCCGACGTCGACACGGAGACCGAGGAGCTGATCCAGGAGAGCCTCGAGCGGCTGGTCGAGGAGCGGACCGCGTTCATCATCGCCCACCGGCTCTCGACGATTCGGAACGCCGACGAGGTCGTCGTGATGGATGAGGGCCGTATCGTCGAGCAGGGGGCACACGAGGAACTGGTCGCGAGCGGCGGGACGTACGCGAACCTCTGGCAGGGGCAGGCCGAGGCTCCTTCCGCCGACGACTGA